A DNA window from Vigna angularis cultivar LongXiaoDou No.4 chromosome 1, ASM1680809v1, whole genome shotgun sequence contains the following coding sequences:
- the LOC108347733 gene encoding ATP-dependent 6-phosphofructokinase 7 translates to MGSSPNSKPKIVRGTAGYVLEDVPHMADYIPDLPTYTNPLQINPAYSVVKQYFVHVDDSVPQKIIANKDSPRGVHFRRAGPRQKVYFDSDDVQAAIVTCGGLCPGLNTVIRELVCALYHMYGVKKILGINGGYKGFYAHNTIALTPKSVNDIHKRGGTILGSSRGGHDTTKIVDSIQDRGINQVYIIGGDGTQRGADRIFEEIRRRHLKVAVVGIPKTIDNDIPVIDKSFGFDTAVEEAQRAINAAHVEAESGENGIGVVKLMGRYSGFIAMYATLASRDVDCCLIPESPFHLEGPGGLFEFVERRLKENGHMVIVIAEGAGQELVSESMQSLQKQDASGNKLLQDVGLWISQKIKEHFSRLKIMHINLKYIDPTYMIRAVPSNASDNVYCTLLAQSAVHGAMAGYTGFTSGLVNGRQTYIPFYRIIEGQNKVVITDRMWARLLSSTNQPSFTVSKIAAEEKREEEPTGEQQ, encoded by the exons ATGGGTTCCTCACCGAATTCAAAGCCTAAGATCGTTAGAGGCACCGCAGGTTATGTCTTGGAAGATGTTCCACATATGGCTGATTACATCCCTGACTTGCCA ACATATACTAATCCTTTGCAGATCAATCCTGCTTACTCAGTTGTCAA GCAGTATTTCGTTCACGTCGATGATAGTGTTCCGCAGAag ATAATTGCTAATAAAGATAGTCCAAGAGGTGTACATTTTCGGCGTGCCGGACCTCGTCAAAAG GTGTATTTCGACTCAGATGATGTTCAGGCTGCAATTGTGACATGTGGTGGTCTATGTCCTGGGCTAAACACCGTGATTAGGGAACTAGTATGTGCACTATATCACATGTATGGTGTCAAGAAAATTTTGGGAATCAAT GGAGGATACAAGGGTTTCTATGCTCACAATACTATAGCTCTAACTCCTAAAAGCGTGAATGATATACACAAGCGTGGGGGAACTATCCTTGGTTCATCAAGAGGTGGACATGACACCACTAAGATAGTTGACAGTATTCAAGATCGGGGAATTAATCAG GTTTACATAATTGGGGGAGATGGTACTCAGAGAGGTGCAGATAGGATTTTTGAG GAAATTAGAAGGCGACATCTTAAAGTTGCAGTTGTAGGAATCCCGAAAACCATAGATAATGACATCCCG GTTATTGATAAGTCCTTCGGCTTTGACACAGCTGTTGAGGAGGCTCAACGCGCTATAAATGCAGCACATGTTGAGGCTGAAAGTGGTGAAAATGGCATAGGTGTTGTCAAGCTGATGGGCCGGTATAGCG GGTTTATTGCAATGTATGCTACTCTGGCCAGTAGGGATGTGGACTGTTGCTTGATTCCAGAGTCACCCTTCCACCTTGAAGGTCCAGGAGGACTTTTTGAGTTTGTAGAGAGAAGACTGAAAGAAAATGGCCACATGGTTATTGTGATTGCTGAAGGGGCAGGACAGGAACTTGTTTCTGAGAGCATGCAATCCTTGCAGAAACAGGATGCTTCTGGCAACAAACTTCTCCAAGATGTCGGGCTATGGATATCCCAAAAGATAAAG GAACATTTTTCCAGGCTGAAGATAATGCACATAAATCTGAAATATATAG ATCCAACATATATGATCCGAGCTGTTCCAAGCAATGCTTCTGACAACGTGTACTGCACTCTTCTTGCTCAAAGTGCTGTTCATGGAGCCATGGCCGGTTACACTGGCTTTACCAGTGGGCTTGTCAATGGAAGGCAAACGTACATACCCTTTTAT AGAATCATCGAGGGCCAGAACAAAGTAGTGATAACTGATAGAATGTGGGCAAGGCTTTTGTCTTCAACAAATCAACCCAGCTTTACGGTTTCCAAGATTGCCGCTGAAGAAAAGAGGGAAGAGGAACCAACCGGGGAGCAGCAGTAA
- the LOC108347752 gene encoding mitochondrial-processing peptidase subunit alpha has translation MYRNVASRLRTIRARSCSRLPVRFASSSSSSVATKQSSSGLGGLFGWLTGDRSSSATPLDFPLPGVILSPPLPDYVAPGKTIITTLPNGVKVASETSATPTASIGLYVNCGSIYESPISFGATHLLERMAFKTTRNRSHFRVVREVEAIGGNVQASASREQMGYTFDALKTYVPEMVELLVDCVRNPAFLDWEVNEQLLKVKAEIGEASKNPQDLLLEAIHSAGFSGALANPLLASESAINRLNGAILEEFVAENYTAPRIVLAASGVEHEELLSVAEPLLSDLPSVPRPEEPKSVYTGGDYRCQSETGRTHFALAFELPGGWHKLKDAMVLTVLQMLLGGGGSFSAGGPGKGMYSRLYLNVLNQYPQFHSISAFNNIYNDTGIFGIQVTTSSDFISKAIDITANEILAVATHGKVEQVQLDRAKQATKSAILMNLESRMVVSEDIGRQVLTYGERKPVEDFLKAVDEVTLKDISSISQKLISSPLTMASYGDVLYVPSYESVSSKFPTK, from the exons ATGTACAGGAACGTTGCTTCACGCCTCAGGACCATTAGG GCCCGTTCGTGCAGCAGGTTGCCTGTCAGATTTGCAAGTTCAAGTTCAAGTTCTGTTGCCACCAAACAATCCTCTTCTGGTTTGGGTGGTTTGTTTGGATGGCTCACGGGCGATCGATCCAGTTCTGCTACACCTCTTGATTTTCCGCTTCCAGGTGTTATACTTTCTCCTCCATTGCCAGATTATGTTGCACCGGGTAAAACTATTATTACTACACTCCCAAATGGAGTCAAAGTGGCCTCTGAAACATCCGCG ACTCCCACAGCATCAATAGGTTTATACGTAAACTGTGGTTCAATATATGAGAGTCCAATAAGTTTTGGGGCTACACATTTGCTCGAACGAATGGCTTTCAAGACCACTAGAAACCGTAGTCACTTTCGTGTGGTTCGAGAAGTAGAGGCAATTGGTGGCAATGTGCAGGCCTCAGCTTCTAGAGAACAGATGGGTTACACTTTTGATGCTTTGAAGACATATGTTCCTGAAATGGTGGAACTTCTTGTTGATTGTGTGAGGAATCCTGCATTTCTTGATTGGGAAGTTAACGAGCAG CTTCTCAAAGTTAAGGCTGAGATTGGTGAAGCTTCCAAAAATCCTCAAGACTTGCTTTTGGAAGCCATTCATTCTGCTGGTTTTTCTGGTGCCTTGGCAAATCCTCTTTTAGCTTCAGAATCAGCCATAAATAGATTGAATGGTGCAATTCTGGAGGAGTTTGTTGCT GAGAACTATACAGCACCTCGCATAGTACTTGCTGCTTCTGGTGTTGAACATGAGGAATTGTTATCCGTTGCAGAGCCTCTCCTGTCAGATTTACCAAGTGTCCCACGTCCAGAGGAGCCAAAATCAGTATATACTGGTGGTGATTATCGATGTCAAAGTGAAACAGGG AGGACCCATTTTGCTCTAGCATTTGAACTTCCTGGCGGCTGGCATAAGTTGAAGGATGCTATGGTTTTGACTGTTCTTCAG ATGTTATTGGGAGGTGGAGGATCATTCTCAGCTGGTGGTCCTGGTAAAGGGATGTATTCACGGCTAT ATCTCAATGTTCTGAATCAATATCCACAATTTCATTCAATTTCAGCCTTCAACAATATTTATAATGACACTGGCATTTTTGGTATCCAAGTTACAACA AGCTCAGATTTTATATCAAAGGCCATTGATATAACTGCTAATGAGATTCTTGCTGTTGCTACTCATGGAAAAG TTGAACAGGTACAACTGGATCGAGCTAAACAAGCTACCAAATCTGCAATTTTGATGAATTTGGAATCTAGA ATGGTTGTTTCAGAAGATATAGGAAGACAAGTTTTAACATATGGTGAGAG GAAACCTGTGGAGGACTTTTTGAAGGCAGTGGACGAAGTAACCTTGAAGGATATTTCTTCAATTTCGCAAAAACTTATTTCTTCTCCTCTGACGATGGCATCATATGGAGAtg TTCTCTACGTTCCGAGTTATGAATCAGTGAGCAGCAAGTTCCCTACCAAATGA
- the LOC108347313 gene encoding AP-4 complex subunit sigma, which produces MGIRFVLMVNKQGQTRLAQYYEYLTLEERRTLEGEIVRKCLARSDYQCSFVEHRNYKIVYRRYASLFFLVGVDNDENELAILEFIHLLVETMDRHFGNVCELDIMFHLEKVHFMLEEMVMNGCIVETNKASILTPIQLVDKNS; this is translated from the exons ATGGGTATCAGATTCGTGTTAATGGTGAACAAGCAAGGACAGACTCGTCTTGCACAGTATTATGAGTATCTCACTCTGGAAGAAAGGCGAACCCTGGAAGGCGAAATTGTTCGGAAATGCCTCGCCCGTAGTGATTACCAG TGTTCATTTGTTGAGCATCGCAACTATAAAATTGTGTATAGACGCTATGCATCCTTGTTTTTCCTGGTTGGAGTCGATAATGACGAG AACGAGCTTGCAATTTTGGAGTTTATACATCTTTTGGTCGAAACAATGGATCGACACTTTGGCAATGTG TGTGAACTAGATATCATGTTTCATTTAGAGAAGGTTCATTTTATGTTGGAGGAAATGGTCATGAATGGTTGCATTGTGGAGACAAACAAAGCAAGTATCCTGACTCCAATTCAACTTGTGGATAAAAATTCATAA